The following is a genomic window from Chthoniobacterales bacterium.
CGATCCGGGTAGCAAGGACAACATCTCGCCCCAAATCGTCAATCGCATGGCGCAGGAGATCAAAGAGGTCCTAGACCTCGGTGTCCAAGTCGCCGTGGTCGTCGGCGGAGGGAATATCTGGCGCGGCCAAGCGGCTGCGCATCGCGGAATGAACCGCACCACCGCCGACTACATGGGCATGCTCGCCACGGTCATCAACGGCATGGCCCTGATGAGCGGGCTGGAAGACCTCGGGGTGACCACGAGGGTGCAGACGGCCATCGAGATGAACAACGTGGCCGAGCCATTCATTCTCCGCCGTGCTCTCCGCCACCTCGAGCGCGGTCACGTCGTGATTTTCGTGGCCGGCACCGGCAATCCGTTTTTCTCCACGGACACCACCGCCGCGCTGCGCGCGAACGAGATCGGTGCGAACGCGATCCTCAAGGCGACCAAAGTCGACGGCGTTTACGATGCCGACCCCGTGAAGCACCCGGAGGCGAAGAAATTCGACAGGATCACCTACGCGGAAGCCCTGCAGCGCCGGTTGCAGGTGATGGACTCGACCGCGTTCAGCCTCTGCATGGACAACAAAATCCCCATCGTTGTTTTCGACATGGCGCCGCACGGCAACATACGCCGCGCCGCCATGGGTGAGCCGGTGGGTACGCTTGTCTCCAACGACTGACACTTTATGGACGAAATTCTTTTCAACGCCGAGGAGGGCATGGAAAAAGCCCTGGATTTCATGAAGCACGAATTCGCCAGCGTGCGGACCGGGAAGGCCTCGCCTGCGCTGGTCGAGGGCATCGATGTCGATGCCTACGGGTCGGTGATGAAGCTCAAACAACTCGCGCTCATCAGCACACCCGAGCCGCGCCTCATTGTCATCCAGCCTTTCGATGCCTCCAACCTCAAGCCGATCGAGAAGGCGATCAACGAGTCGAAGGTCGGCATCACACCTTCGGTGGACGGCAAGCTCATCCGTCTTCCCATCCCCGAACTCAGCGAGGAACGCCGCAAAGATTTGGTCAAGACGGTCAAGTCGATGGCCGAGG
Proteins encoded in this region:
- a CDS encoding UMP kinase, translating into MSDSPKFRRIVLKLSGEALRDPGSKDNISPQIVNRMAQEIKEVLDLGVQVAVVVGGGNIWRGQAAAHRGMNRTTADYMGMLATVINGMALMSGLEDLGVTTRVQTAIEMNNVAEPFILRRALRHLERGHVVIFVAGTGNPFFSTDTTAALRANEIGANAILKATKVDGVYDADPVKHPEAKKFDRITYAEALQRRLQVMDSTAFSLCMDNKIPIVVFDMAPHGNIRRAAMGEPVGTLVSND
- a CDS encoding ribosome recycling factor gives rise to the protein MDEILFNAEEGMEKALDFMKHEFASVRTGKASPALVEGIDVDAYGSVMKLKQLALISTPEPRLIVIQPFDASNLKPIEKAINESKVGITPSVDGKLIRLPIPELSEERRKDLVKTVKSMAEETRVRIRAARRHAMDSAKKQQKEGSLTEDELKSAEEHIQKLTDKYVADVDAQVASKETDIMRV